In Lycium ferocissimum isolate CSIRO_LF1 chromosome 11, AGI_CSIRO_Lferr_CH_V1, whole genome shotgun sequence, a single genomic region encodes these proteins:
- the LOC132035832 gene encoding uncharacterized protein LOC132035832 produces the protein MVASMATKSTVLHCTSSSREFGSNFSSGLPIKGLNYQLKTRRNNAGNGVCLVVSATRNSEQSNESGVSGGRFYLNFTGFPFPLGPFLNRQTIRTEVVKDTIWLFEQEQALGFSSVSTNIRMTVIKLKSGELWVHAPIAPTKECIQLVKELGYPVKYIVLPTFAYEHKIFVGPFSRKFPKAQVWVAPRQWSWPLNLPLEFFGIFRAKTLIDGDMSTPWADDIEQKVLSSPEVGIGPYVEVAFYHKRSRTLLVTDAVIFVPRTPPECISKESLLASANNGLAVRLLSKGKEVPEGPVVDNKVNRQKGWERMVLQILFLGPSNLLEPNASFAQMSQKLIVSPIVKTLVFSKVPEKVRDWIDSIVRDWKFKRIIPAHFSAPINASSSDLLAAFAFLDDLLGERYVTRPSFSLLFTSLLGKAASYFPPDDMRTLSSLDQFLVSVGAVKKTVSGRKR, from the exons atggtAGCATCCATGGCAACAAAATCTACAGTTTTACATTGCACATCATCTTCTAGGGAATTTGGATCCAATTTCAGTAGTGGGTTGCCAATAAAGGGTCTGAATTACCAGttaaaaacaagaagaaataacGCTGGAAATGGTGTTTGTTTGGTAGTATCTGCTACTAGAAATTCTGAACAGAGCAATGAGTCTGGTGTTAGTGGGGGCAGATTTTACCTGAATTTTACTGGATTTCCTTTCCCACTTGGTCCTTTCCTCAATAGACAAACCATTAGAACTGAg GTTGTGAAAGACACCATATGGTTATTTGAGCAAGAGCAAGCACTGGGATTCAGCAGTGTTTCAACAAACATCAGAATGACCGTCATCAAACTTAAATCTGGTGAATTGTGGGTTCATGCTCCGATTGCTCCAACCAAGGAGTGTATTCAG CTCGTGAAAGAGTTGGGATATCCTGTGAAATATATTGTCCTACCTACATTTGCATATGAGCACAAAATATTTGTTGGCCCATTTTCCAGAAAGTTTCCAAAGGCTCAAGTATGGGTGGCACCGAGGCAATGGAGTTGGCCTTTAAACCTGCCTCTTgaattttttgggattttccGTGCAAAAACACTGATAGATGGGGATATGTCAACACCATGGGCTGATGATATTGAGCAGAAGGTTTTGAGTTCTCCAGAAGTTG GAATTGGACCATATGTTGAGGTGGCATTCTATCATAAACGATCAAGGACACTGCTGGTGACAGATGCTGTGATATTTGTCCCAAGGACACCACCTGAATGCATTAGTAAGGAATCCTTATTAGCATCTGCAAACAATGGTTTGGCTGTTAGATTACTTAGTAAAGGAAAAGAAGTTCCTGAAGGACCGGTCGTTGACAACAAAGTCAATCGACAGAAAG GATGGGAGAGGATGGTTCTTCAGATTCTGTTTCTAGGTCCATCAAACCTTCTAGAGCCAAACGCTAGCTTTGCTCAGATGTCACAAAAGCTAATTGTTTCACCCATTGTAAAAACATTGGTTTTCAGCAAAGTTCCTGAAAAA GTTAGAGATTGGATTGACAGTATAGTTCGAGATTGGAAATTCAAGAGAATTATCCCTGCTCATTTTTCTGCTCCAATAAACGCAAGCAGTTCGGACTTGTTAGCAGCCTTTGCATTTCTTGACGATCTCTTGGGTGAGCGCTATGTGACTCGGCCTTCTTTCTCGCTTCTCTTCACTTCACTCTTAGGAAAGGCTGCTAGCTATTTTCCTCCAGATGACATGAGGACCCTATCATCCCTGGATCAGTTCTTAGTGTCTGTTGGAGCAGTGAAAAAAACAGTCTCGGGCCGCAAAAGATGA
- the LOC132035833 gene encoding uncharacterized protein LOC132035833 isoform X1, translating to MLRAKSNPNKQIETKGVIFCICKQVFDSAGEEEEMEGKVMEGVASIALIENGSISGHFIHLPHSICYGIHGTEMVCERECSRGEDYRLLKLTIIDYNRKRERDVIVECKGHDAARIQNVDHAHGWEDDVVNMLDKKDQKNKILVSFECETLKAGKAAEDHINKFMPKLAGADAVVNIGKMRIVGLDFEDANGDGDGDDNQQNI from the exons ATGCTCCGTGCCAAATCAAACccaaacaaacaaattgaaacaaagggagtGATATTTTGTATATGTAAACAAGTTTTTGATAGTGCaggggaagaagaagaaatggaagGAAAAGTTATGGAAGGAGTTGCTTCAATAGCACTCATTGAAAACGGGTCTATTTCGGGTCACTTCATTCATCTTCCTCATTCTATCTGCTATGGCATCCATGGCACTG AGATGGTTTGTGAAAGGGAATGCAGTAGGGGTGAGGACTACCGCTTGTTGAAGCTCACAATTATTGACTACAAT agaaaaagagaaagggaTGTTATAGTGGAGTGCAAAGGACATGATGCTGCTAGGATTCAGAATGTTGACCATGCTCATGG GTGGGAGGATGATGTTGTCAATATGCTTGACAAGAAGGATcagaagaacaagattcttgTTTCTTTCGAGTGTGAGACACTGAAAGCGGGTAAAGCAGCAGAGGACCATATCAACAAATTCATGCCCAAGTTAGCCGGGGCGGATGCTGTTG TTAACATTGGCAAGATGAGGATTGTAGGCTTGGACTTCGAAGATGCAAATGGAGATGGAGATGGAGATGATAACCAGCAGAATATTTGA
- the LOC132038597 gene encoding probable galacturonosyltransferase 13 isoform X1, producing the protein MQLHFSPSMRSITISSSNGGFGELMKIKVAARHFSYRTLFHTILILAFLLPFVFILTALVTLEGVNKCSSFDCLGRRLGPKLLGRTDDSKQRLVKDFVKILNQVNSEEVPSVMKLPESYAQLVSEMKNNKYSAKEFAFMLKGMMERSEREIRESKFAELMNKHFAASAVPKGIHCLSLRLTDEYSSNAHARRQLPSPELLPLLSENLLHHFVLSTDNILAASVVVNSAVQSSLKPEKIVFHVITDKKTYAGMHSWFALNPVSPAIVEVRGIHQFDWLTRENIPVLEAVEGHYGIRKYYHGNHVTGANLSDTTTPRSFASKLQARSPKYISLLNHIRIYLPELFPNLHKVVFLDDDVVIQRDLSPLWDIDLKGKVNGAVETCKGEDEWVMSKRFKNYFNFSHPLISKNLNPDECAWAYGMNIFDLHAWRKTNIRDTYHSWLKENLKSKLTMWKLGTLPPALIAFKGHVHPIDPSWHMLGLGYQNKSDIDKVKKAAVIHYNGQSKPWLELGFEHLRPYWTKYVDYSNDFIRNCHILE; encoded by the exons ATGCAGCTGCACTTCTCACCTAGCATGAGAAGTATAACAATATCGAGCAGCAATGGAGGGTTTGGTGAATTGATGAAGATCAAAGTCGCAGCTCGCCACTTCTCCTATAGAACACTCTTCCATACTATACTTATCTTAGCTTTTTTGTTGCCCTTTGTCTTCATTCTCACTGCTCTTGTTACCCTTGAAGGTGTCAACAAGTGCTCCTCATTTG ATTGTTTAGGCAGACGATTGGGACCAAAGCTTCTTGGACGGACTGATGATTCAAAA CAGAGACTGGTGAAGGATTTTGTTAAGATCCTCAATCAAGTAAACTCTGAGGAAGTGCCATCTGTTATGAAGCTCCCAGAGTCTTATGCTCAACTTGTTTCTGAAATGAAAAACAACAAGTACAGTGCAAAAGAATTTGCTTTCATGCTGAAGGGAATG ATGGAGAGATCTGAAAGGGAGATCAGAGAATCAAAATTTGCAGAGCTGATGAATAAACACTTTGCTGCAAGTGCTGTTCCTAAAGGCATTCATTGTCTTTCGTTGCGATTGACTGATGAGTACTCCTCTAATGCTCATGCACGCAGACAGTTGCCTTCTCCAGAACTACTCCCTCTGCTTTCCGAGAACTTGTTGCACCATTTTGTATTGTCAACTGATAACATCCTAGCTGCTTCCGTCGTGGTCAATTCTGCTGTGCAGTCATCTCTAAAGCCTGAAAAAATTGTTTTCCATGTCATCACTGACAAGAAAACATACGCAGGGATGCACTCCTGGTTTGCTCTGAATCCTGTGTCTCCAGCGATTGTGGAAGTTAGAGGTATTCATCAGTTTGACTGGTTAACCAGAGAAAATATTCCAGTGCTTGAAGCAGTTGAGGGTCATTATGGGATTCGAAAATACTACCATGGAAACCATGTAACTGGCGCCAATCTCAGTGATACTACTACTCCACGATCTTTTGCCTCAAAACTGCAGGCTAGAAGCCCAAAATACATTTCCTTGCTCAATCATATTCGCATATATTTGCCAGAG CTCTTCCCAAACCTTCATAAAGTGGTTTTCTtggatgatgatgttgtgatTCAGCGTGACTTGTCTCCATTGTGGGACATTGACCTTAAGGGAAAGGTGAATGGAGCTGTTGAGACCTGTAAAGGAGAGGATGAGTGGGTGATGTCAAAGCGATTCAAAAACTACTTCAATTTTTCTCATCCTCTCATATCAAAAAATTTGAACCCTGACGAGTGTGCATGGGCTTATGGGATGAATATCTTTGACTTACATGCATGGAGAAAGACAAATATAAGAGATACTTACCATTCATGGCTTAAAGAG AATCTGAAGTCAAAATTGACGATGTGGAAGCTTGGAACACTACCTCCTGCTTTGATTGCATTCAAGGGTCATGTTCACCCAATTGATCCATCATGGCACATGCTCGGTTTGGGCTATCAGAATAAGTCTGACATTGATAAAGTGAAGAAGGCAGCTGTAATTCATTACAATGGCCAGTCCAAACCTTGGCTGGAGTTAGGCTTCGAGCATCTCCGTCCTTATTGGACCAAGTATGTAGACTACTCCAATGATTTTATCAGGAATTGCCACATATTGGAGTAA
- the LOC132035833 gene encoding uncharacterized protein LOC132035833 isoform X2, producing MLRAKSNPNKQIETKGVIFCICKQVFDSAGEEEEMEGKVMEGVASIALIENGSISGHFIHLPHSICYGIHGTEMVCERECSRGEDYRLLKLTIIDYNRKRERDVIVECKGHDAARIQNVDHAHGWEDDVVNMLDKKDQKNKILVSFECETLKAGKAAEDHINKFMPKLAGADAVVRTCS from the exons ATGCTCCGTGCCAAATCAAACccaaacaaacaaattgaaacaaagggagtGATATTTTGTATATGTAAACAAGTTTTTGATAGTGCaggggaagaagaagaaatggaagGAAAAGTTATGGAAGGAGTTGCTTCAATAGCACTCATTGAAAACGGGTCTATTTCGGGTCACTTCATTCATCTTCCTCATTCTATCTGCTATGGCATCCATGGCACTG AGATGGTTTGTGAAAGGGAATGCAGTAGGGGTGAGGACTACCGCTTGTTGAAGCTCACAATTATTGACTACAAT agaaaaagagaaagggaTGTTATAGTGGAGTGCAAAGGACATGATGCTGCTAGGATTCAGAATGTTGACCATGCTCATGG GTGGGAGGATGATGTTGTCAATATGCTTGACAAGAAGGATcagaagaacaagattcttgTTTCTTTCGAGTGTGAGACACTGAAAGCGGGTAAAGCAGCAGAGGACCATATCAACAAATTCATGCCCAAGTTAGCCGGGGCGGATGCTGTTG TTAGAACTTGCAGTTAA
- the LOC132038597 gene encoding probable galacturonosyltransferase 14 isoform X2 produces MQLHFSPSMRSITISSSNGGFGELMKIKVAARHFSYRTLFHTILILAFLLPFVFILTALVTLEGVNKCSSFDCLGRRLGPKLLGRTDDSKRLVKDFVKILNQVNSEEVPSVMKLPESYAQLVSEMKNNKYSAKEFAFMLKGMMERSEREIRESKFAELMNKHFAASAVPKGIHCLSLRLTDEYSSNAHARRQLPSPELLPLLSENLLHHFVLSTDNILAASVVVNSAVQSSLKPEKIVFHVITDKKTYAGMHSWFALNPVSPAIVEVRGIHQFDWLTRENIPVLEAVEGHYGIRKYYHGNHVTGANLSDTTTPRSFASKLQARSPKYISLLNHIRIYLPELFPNLHKVVFLDDDVVIQRDLSPLWDIDLKGKVNGAVETCKGEDEWVMSKRFKNYFNFSHPLISKNLNPDECAWAYGMNIFDLHAWRKTNIRDTYHSWLKENLKSKLTMWKLGTLPPALIAFKGHVHPIDPSWHMLGLGYQNKSDIDKVKKAAVIHYNGQSKPWLELGFEHLRPYWTKYVDYSNDFIRNCHILE; encoded by the exons ATGCAGCTGCACTTCTCACCTAGCATGAGAAGTATAACAATATCGAGCAGCAATGGAGGGTTTGGTGAATTGATGAAGATCAAAGTCGCAGCTCGCCACTTCTCCTATAGAACACTCTTCCATACTATACTTATCTTAGCTTTTTTGTTGCCCTTTGTCTTCATTCTCACTGCTCTTGTTACCCTTGAAGGTGTCAACAAGTGCTCCTCATTTG ATTGTTTAGGCAGACGATTGGGACCAAAGCTTCTTGGACGGACTGATGATTCAAAA AGACTGGTGAAGGATTTTGTTAAGATCCTCAATCAAGTAAACTCTGAGGAAGTGCCATCTGTTATGAAGCTCCCAGAGTCTTATGCTCAACTTGTTTCTGAAATGAAAAACAACAAGTACAGTGCAAAAGAATTTGCTTTCATGCTGAAGGGAATG ATGGAGAGATCTGAAAGGGAGATCAGAGAATCAAAATTTGCAGAGCTGATGAATAAACACTTTGCTGCAAGTGCTGTTCCTAAAGGCATTCATTGTCTTTCGTTGCGATTGACTGATGAGTACTCCTCTAATGCTCATGCACGCAGACAGTTGCCTTCTCCAGAACTACTCCCTCTGCTTTCCGAGAACTTGTTGCACCATTTTGTATTGTCAACTGATAACATCCTAGCTGCTTCCGTCGTGGTCAATTCTGCTGTGCAGTCATCTCTAAAGCCTGAAAAAATTGTTTTCCATGTCATCACTGACAAGAAAACATACGCAGGGATGCACTCCTGGTTTGCTCTGAATCCTGTGTCTCCAGCGATTGTGGAAGTTAGAGGTATTCATCAGTTTGACTGGTTAACCAGAGAAAATATTCCAGTGCTTGAAGCAGTTGAGGGTCATTATGGGATTCGAAAATACTACCATGGAAACCATGTAACTGGCGCCAATCTCAGTGATACTACTACTCCACGATCTTTTGCCTCAAAACTGCAGGCTAGAAGCCCAAAATACATTTCCTTGCTCAATCATATTCGCATATATTTGCCAGAG CTCTTCCCAAACCTTCATAAAGTGGTTTTCTtggatgatgatgttgtgatTCAGCGTGACTTGTCTCCATTGTGGGACATTGACCTTAAGGGAAAGGTGAATGGAGCTGTTGAGACCTGTAAAGGAGAGGATGAGTGGGTGATGTCAAAGCGATTCAAAAACTACTTCAATTTTTCTCATCCTCTCATATCAAAAAATTTGAACCCTGACGAGTGTGCATGGGCTTATGGGATGAATATCTTTGACTTACATGCATGGAGAAAGACAAATATAAGAGATACTTACCATTCATGGCTTAAAGAG AATCTGAAGTCAAAATTGACGATGTGGAAGCTTGGAACACTACCTCCTGCTTTGATTGCATTCAAGGGTCATGTTCACCCAATTGATCCATCATGGCACATGCTCGGTTTGGGCTATCAGAATAAGTCTGACATTGATAAAGTGAAGAAGGCAGCTGTAATTCATTACAATGGCCAGTCCAAACCTTGGCTGGAGTTAGGCTTCGAGCATCTCCGTCCTTATTGGACCAAGTATGTAGACTACTCCAATGATTTTATCAGGAATTGCCACATATTGGAGTAA